The sequence AATGCAAGACTCGTGGAGAagatttgtttaaaacttttaacgaCTTCATgactaaatcaaatattagttatgataaaattgtgtCTATTTCAACTGATGGCGCACCGGCAATGATTGGTAAAGAAAAGGGATTTGTTAAGAGAATCAAGGATAAGAATGCTGAAATACTTTCATATCAATGTATAATTCATCAAACATCTCTGTGTGGCAAACTTAGTACAACACTAAAGGAAGTAATGGACATAATGATCaagttgattaattttttgagaTCCCGATCTGCTCTTCAGCACAGGcagtttaaagattttttatttgaatgtgATTCAGTGTATTCGGATTTACTTCAACATAACAATGTCCGTTGGTTAAGTAAAGGCAAAGTGATCGAACGTTTTTGGAGTATAAAAGAAGAAGTAATCACGTTCTTGGTAAACTTGGATTCAGTAGAATCAAAGCAGTATCATAAATTCTTAACAAATGAGAGCAATATGCTATCTGTGGCATTTTTAAAAGACAttcttgtatatttaaatgtacttaataCTGAGTTACAAGGGCAAAAAGTTAATTTGTGATCTGATATCAAGTGTATCTGCTTTCCGACGAAAACTTGAAATCTTTGAAgaagatataaaaaatcaagatTTTATTCATTTCCCAACAATCCTAGAATATAAAAAGACTCCCGACATATACTGCagtatgtttttaagttttttgtcGGACCTTGGTGAAGAATTTGGTAAGAGATTCAAAGACTTTGCAGAAATTGGAAAACTgtctcaatttttaaaaaatccgtTTGAATTTTCTCCGACTGGAGAATGGATTGACGTTgctacaaaattattcaaacttCCAAAATCTTCACTTCAAATGGAAATTATTGATTTGCAAGAAGATATCTCATTGCAAATGAATGAAACTTCGTCTACTGAAGATTTTTGGATAAAGCATGTCTTGGATAAATACATGAACTGTAAAACCCTTGCCATAAAATAAGCTACTATGTTTGGCTTCACTTATGTATGTGAAACTTCGTTTTCAAAAAtgacgtttttaaaaaaccgATACCGTTCAAGATTAACAGATCACCACCTTGAAAACACTTTTCAGTTGTTCTCCAAGAGTaccagattttaaaaaattagctCAAGAAAAGAAATGTCATTTTTctcattaatacaattttgttatgCATTTGTTATGTTGTATGGAtgtataattactttataaataattaaatactttgtcttaaaatgtgtttttaacacaaaaataaatacataaatgataaaattaagtttaagatttttttggccctcgaaatttttttttttttaaatatttggaccgccatataaattaattgccgACCCCTGAGCTAGACCAAAGTGAAAATATAAGCCAGGTTCTATGActgttatgttattaatttcatttactGGTCTTGTTTTAAGTACAGTTCGAGAATCTTAAGAAGTTTTTCCAAACCAggaatttcttttaaaattaataacaatccGTTTAACGCGTTGTGAGGAATATTATTCTGCAAAGCCCATGCAGCcagattttttttgattttatgatcCAATGAAATAAATGCTCCAG is a genomic window of Aphis gossypii isolate Hap1 unplaced genomic scaffold, ASM2018417v2 Contig00764, whole genome shotgun sequence containing:
- the LOC126555249 gene encoding zinc finger BED domain-containing protein 5-like, with the protein product MLNKHQKPFTDSEIVKECMLEVAIALFEEKKDIINAIQSIHLSARSNTRRTELLADDNKNNLIHILQMAPCYAIAIDESCDIVDSEQMSIFVRFLDVESRVFRDELLALLPLKCKTRGEDLFKTFNDFMTKSNISYDKIVSISTDGAPAMIGKEKGFVKRIKDKNAEILSYQCIIHQTSLCGKLSTTLKEVMDIMIKLINFLRSRSALQHRQFKDFLFECDSVYSDLLQHNNVRWLSKGKVIERFWSIKEEVITFLVNLDSVESKQYHKFLTNESNMLSVAFLKDILVYLNVLNTELQGQKVNL